One Mercurialis annua linkage group LG3, ddMerAnnu1.2, whole genome shotgun sequence DNA window includes the following coding sequences:
- the LOC126671336 gene encoding ACT domain-containing protein ACR4-like, with product MGDEIDEYAKLVRRMNSPKVLIDNDSCAHATIIQVDTVNSHGTLLAVVQALTDLNLVITKAYISSDGVWFMEVFYVTDSDGNKVKDEGILNYIQKALETDTYVVNSIKNSINMLPSKEHTLIELSGTDRPGLLSEVSAVLMDLGCNVVDAEIWTHNARAAAVMHITEQSTGSAVEEQNRLSLIEQLLSNVLKGNGNGNFRRPRICISAPEEKIHTGRRLHQMMFADRDFERLESETKNRVEPYVIVSDCADRDYTVVIVRCRDRPKLLFDAVFALTDMQYAVFHGTVITAGKEAYQEFYIRHIDGLPVSSEAERQRVAECLEAAIERRASEGLELELYTDDRVGLLSDITRVLRENGLNITRAEVTTNQGKAKNSFFVTDVSGSSVDSKTVNFIQQQVGQNVLHVRKLNVTIFPEKAPRTRSFLFGSFFKGRSFQNFGLVKSYS from the exons ATGGGCGATGAGATTGATGAGTATGCAAAGCTTGTCAGAAGAATGAACTCTCCCAA ggTTTTGATTGATAATGATAGTTGTGCGCACGCCACAATAATACAG GTGGATACTGTCAACAGCCATGGTACTCTACTTGCTGTTGTTCAAGCTCTCACGGACCTGAATCTTGTGATAACAAAGGCATACATATCTTCTGATGGAGTGTGGTTCATGGAGG tgTTTTACGTCACTGACAGTGATGGAAACAAGGTGAAAGATGAAGGCATTCTCAATTACATACAGAAG GCTCTTGAAACAGATACATATGTggttaattcaataaaaaactCTATTAACATGCTGCCTTCTAAAGAGCATACTTTGATTGAACTATCGGGAACCGATAGGCCGGGTTTACTGTCAGAAGTATCTGCAGTATTGATGGATCTCGGTTGCAATGTAGTAGATGCTGAGATATGGACACACAATGCTAGAGCAGCAGCTGTAATGCACATCACAGAACAGTCAACTGGGTCTGCTGTCGAAGAGCAAAATCGGCTTTCTTTAATCGAGCAATTACTTTCTAATGTCTTAAAAGGCAATGGCAATGGAAATTTTAGAAGACCAAGAATATGCATTTCTGCCCCTGAGGAAAAAATACACACAGGAAGAAGATTGCACCAAATGATGTTTGCTGATAGAGACTTTGAAAGGCTTGAGAGCGAAACGAAGAATAGAGTAGAACCTTATGTTATTGTTTCTGATTGTGCTGATAGAGATTACACAGTCGTTATTGTAAGGTGTAGAGACCGGCCAAAGTTATTGTTCGATGCCGTTTTCGCTCTGACAGATATGCAGTATGCAGTTTTCCATGGAACTGTCATAACTGCTGGAAAAGAAGCTTAtcag GAATTCTATATTAGGCATATTGATGGACTCCCTGTCAGTTCGGAAGCTGAGCGACAGCGAGTCGCAGAGTGTCTTGAGGCAGCCATCGAGAGACGAGCATCAGAG GGACTAGAACTGGAGCTATACACAGATGACCGAGTTGGACTCCTTTCTGATATTACAAGGGTACTTCGCGAAAACGGATTGAATATCACAAGAGCGGAAGTTACAACGAATCAAGGAAAAGCGAAAAATAGTTTCTTTGTCACAGATGTTTCAGGGAGCTCTGTAGACTCCAAAACTGTCAATTTTATTCAGCAACAAGTAGGACAGAATGTATTACATGTGAGAAAACTGAATGTAACAATATTTCCAGAGAAGGCACCTAGAACTAGAAGTTTCCTATTTGGGAGCTTCTTCAAAGGTCGAAGTTTCCAAAATTTTGGACTCGTTAAATCCTACTCATGA
- the LOC126671430 gene encoding DEK domain-containing chromatin-associated protein 1 isoform X1 — translation MASETLEEKKSEEEAPVEGTEDPKQQEKQEMEIEPKEKEDDKELKEKPELEKNGDEDEEEKEEADVDTEEKEEADVDKEEKEEEDEEEDDEDEEEDLNSKKKKGGSAKKEQRESKKRSEKKQSKETVEKKESVTPSSDRPTRERKMVERYSIPEPPRSATKPVSIEKGRGTQLKDIPNVAFKLSKRKPDDNLHMLHLILFGKKAKAYNLKKNIGQFSGFVWAENEQERHKAKLREKLDKCVKEKLIDFCDLLNIPINKNARKKEELNVKLLEFLESPHSTTDVLLADKEQKGKKRKVTTGKNTSPGEASATPAKKRKGTSESGEKRKHSSKGEDDEDEDKVESQNDKDANDDSQDDDDENNSTPKQESDNEESKSDEEEDGAKEKTPTPQTSKKVVKESSGDKSKDKATSSKKSTTKPIKSPSKSTKKSSGSSSKQVAKDTDETGSHSKSKVSSSKKQKVEKESPKDKSIPNKDKGSSKKQATKLTEKASAKDQGKPKSSKKVKKQPTREDMHAVVVEILKEVDFNTATLSDILRQLGTHFGVDLMHRKAEVKDIITEVINMMSDEEDEEEEVEDNTEAVDESVKDEDGDDDA, via the exons ATGGCGAGTGAAACCCTAGAGGAGAAGAAATCAGAGGAGGAAGCTCCCGTTGAAGGAACAGAGGATCCCAAGCAACAAGAAAAACAAGAGATGGAGATAGAACCTAAGGAAAAAGAAGATGACAAGGAGCTCAAAGAGAAACCAGAATTAGAGAAAAACGGTGACGAGGACGAAGAGGAAAAAGAAGAAGCTGACGTGGATACAGAGGAGAAGGAAGAAGCTGACGTGGATAAAGaggagaaggaagaagaagacgaAGAGGAGGACGACGAGGATGAAGAAGAGGACCTGAATTCGAAGAAAAAGAAGGGAGGCTCTGCGAAAAAAGAACAGAGAGAGTCGAAGAAGCGGAGTGAGAAGAAACAGAGTAAAGAAACTGTAGAGAAAAAAGAGTCGGTGACTCCGAGTAGCGATAGGCCGACTAGAGAAAGGAAGATGGTGGAGAGGTATTCTATACCTGAACCTCCTAGATCAGCTACCAAACCGGTTTCTATTGAGAAG GGACGCGGTACTCAGCTCAAAGATATCCCCAATG TGGCTTTCAAGTTGTCCAAGAGAAAACCGGATGACAATCTGCATATGCTTCACCTAATACTTTTTGGCAAGAAAGCAAAG GCATACAATCTAAAGAAAAATATAGGCCAGTTTTCTGGCTTTGTTTGGGCTGAGAATGAG CAGGAAAGACATAAAGCAAAATTAAGGGAAAAACTTGACAAGTGTGTTAAAGAAAAGTTGATAGATTTTTGTGATTTGCTCAATATTCCAATCAATAAGAATGCTAGGAAAAAG GAAGAACTCAATGTAAAATTATTGGAATTTTTGGAGTCCCCACATTCTACTACTGATGTTCTGCTTGCTGATAAGGAACAG AAAGGAAAGAAGCGTAAGGTCACCACTGGAAAAAATACAAGCCCTGGAGAAGCATCAGCTACACCAGCTAAG AAGCGAAAGGGAACATCTGAATCTGGTGAAAAACGGAAGCATTCCTCAAAGGGCGAGGATGATGAAGATGAGGATAAAGTTGAATCACAGAACGATAAGGATGCTAATGATGACTCgcaagatgatgatgatgaaaaCAATAGCACGCCAAAACAAGAGAGCGATAATGAGGAGAGCAAATCAGATGAAGAAGAGGATGGTGCAAAGGAGAAGACACCCACTCCACAGACATCTAAGAAAGTTGTGAAGGAAAGTTCAGGGGATAAAAGTAAAGATAAAGCCACATCTTCAAAAAAGAGCACCACAAAGCCTATCAAAAGTCCTTCAAAATCTACAAAAAAGTCCTCTGGATCATCATCAAAGCAAGTTGCAAAAGACACTGATGAAACTGGTTCACATTCCAAATCTAAGGTTTCTTCATCTAAGAAACAGAAAGTTGAAAAGGAAAGTCCAAAAGACAAAAGTATTCCTAACAAGGACAAAGGCTCAAGCAAGAAACAGGCAACCAAATTGACAGAAAAGGCTTCTGCAAAGGATCAAG GCAAACCAAAATCCAGCAAGAAGGTTAAGAAACAGCCCACTAGAGAAGATATGCACGCAGTTGTAGTAGAAATTCTGAAGGAAGTGGATTTTAATACT GCAACTTTATCTGATATTCTCCGGCAGCTTG GTACCCACTTTGGTGTAGATCTAATGCATAGAAAAGCAGAGGTGAAGGACATTATTACAGAGGTGATAAACATGATGTCTGATGAGGAGGATGAAGAGGAGGAAGTTGAAGACAATACTGAGGCTGTTGATGAATCTGTCAAGGATGAAGATGGGGATGATGATGCTTAG
- the LOC126671433 gene encoding protein SMALL AUXIN UP-REGULATED RNA 51-like has translation MDSQMRTKLKRNLIIKAWERCKSLGPNPNKKYSRNVGNSLTKSKSWHCTTRAPQGCFSVYVGEERQRFVVKAKFANHPLFKMLLEDAESVYGFNSDGPLLIPCDIDLFYKVLAEMNCTKLSCNDSLSVLCSPLQNSVTKRYGSYKMLNSSKMLKLNATV, from the coding sequence ATGGATAGTCAAATGAGGACTAAATTGAAAAGAAACTTGATTATCAAGGCATGGGAAAGATGTAAATCTTTAGGCCCTAATCCCAACAAAAAATATTCAAGAAACGTTGGCAATTCTTTAACAAAGAGCAAATCATGGCACTGCACTACAAGAGCTCCACAAGGGTGTTTTTCAGTGTATGTAGGAGAAGAGAGACAGAGATTTGTGGTCAAGGCAAAATTTGCTAATCATCCGTTGTTTAAAATGCTGCTCGAAGATGCAGAATCGGTATACGGGTTTAATAGCGACGGTCCGTTGTTGATTCCGTGTGatattgatttgttttataaagttttagcTGAGATGAATTGTACTAAACTTAGCTGTAACGATTCTTTATCAGTTCTTTGCAGTCCTTTGCAAAATTCGGTTACGAAGAGGTATGGTTCGTATAAGATGCTCAATTCATCCAAAATGTTGAAGTTGAATGCGACAGTATGA
- the LOC126675359 gene encoding SWI/SNF complex subunit SWI3A, translating to METTHHDPDLKPTRLNEPEFDLYTIPSHSSWFAWDNIHETERAALKDFFNGTSITRTPKIYKEYRDFIINKYREDPSRRLTFTEIRKSLVGDVSLLNKVFKFLDNCGLINFGADSSRFIDSETEEIGNFRVEDGPPNGIRVVAMPNSLKPLAAPARYSENVENSSKLPPLSSHSDVFSVSRKLKEIVCGNCGEKCNSVGRYEYTKGDYILCSKCFVSRNYGEGRLKDDFKFDENDVGRNGGQGAVWSEAETLLLLESVLKHGDNWDLVVQDVQSKSKLDCISKLLELPFGDVILSSRGWNGNSSGLSVSVNDSKQLSVPSLENRDIVENNEDQLHEQNSTSEQNGDAAEEGPPLKRKCISSLSDAGNSLMKQVALISTFAGPDITSAAAKAALGALCDETLCPREIFDGKEDFPAKILWSPTGDSKPERTHEVGDSEIIKRPTDSETEETYMGHNDVPLTLRLRTAIATALGAAAAHAKLLADEEDREIENLVTTVLEAQFKKLQYKMKNFDNLEVIMEKEHAELEDLKESLMEERIDVVQKAIAAGLSKWREHSFSKPQTGSVI from the exons ATGGAGACAACGCATCACGACCCGGATCTTAAGCCGACCCGACTAAACGAACCAGAGTTCGACCTCTACACCATCCCCAGCCACTCCA GTTGGTTTGCGTGGGACAATATCCACGAGACAGAACGAGCAGCACTTAAAGACTTCTTCAATGGAACCTCTATTACAAGAACACCCAAAATCTACAAAGAATACAGAGATTTTATCATCAATAAGTACCGCGAAGATCCTTCTAGAAGGCTCACGTTCACCGAGATCCGAAAATCGCTTGTCGGCGATGTTTCCTTGCTCAACAAAGTGTTCAAATTCTTGGACAATTGCGGATTGATAAACTTCGGCGCTGATTCGAGTCGGTTTATCGATTCGGAGACGGAGGAAATCGGTAATTTTAGGGTTGAGGATGGGCCTCCGAATGGCATACGCGTTGTTGCTATGCCTAATTCGTTGAAGCCGCTTGCCGCTCCGGCTCGATATTCGGAGAATGTGGAGAATTCGTCGAAATTGCCGCCTTTGAGCTCACATTCTGATGTTTTTAGTGTGTCGAGGAAGTTAAAGGAAATTGTGTGTGGTAATTGCGGTGAAAAATGTAATTCCGTAGGGCGGTATGAGTACACTAAG GGTGATTATATATTGTGTTCGAAATGCTTTGTTAGTAGAAATTATGGTGAAGGCAGGTTGAAGGATGATTTTAAGTTTGATGAGAATGATGTGGGTAGAAATGGGGGACAGGGAGCTGTTTGGAGTGAGGCAGAGACTTTACTTCTGTTAGAATCTGTACTGAAGCATGGGGATAACTGGGATCTTGTTGTTCAGGATGTTCAAAGCAAGAGCAAACTTGATTGTATTTCTAAGCTACTTGAGTTGCCATTTGGGGATGTTATTTTGAGCTCTAGAGGCTGGAATGGCAATTCTAGTGGATTGAGTGTGAGTGTAAACGATTCTAAACAACTTTCGGTGCCTTCGTTGGAGAACCGGGACATAGTGGAGAATAATGAGGATCAATTGCATGAGCAGAATAGTACGAGTGAGCAAAATGGAGATGCTGCAGAGGAAGGCCCtccattaaaaagaaaatgtatTTCTTCTCTTTCGGATGCTGGAAATTCTTTGATGAAACAG GTCGCTCTTATCTCAACCTTTGCTGGCCCAGATATTACATCTGCTGCGGCTAAGGCTGCTCTTGGAGCACTTTGTGATGAAACCTTATGCCCAAGGGAGATTTTTGATGGAAAGGAGGATTTTCCAGCTAAAATCTTATGGTCTCCTACTGGAGATTCCAAGCCAGAGAG AACCCATGAGGTCGGAGATTCAGAGATAATTAAGAGGCCCACTGATTCAG AAACGGAGGAGACATATATGGGGCATAACGACGTGCCTTTGACTTTGCGGCTGAGAACAGCAATTGCAACTGCTCTTGGAGCTGCTGCTGCTCATGCCAAATTATTGGCCGATGAGGAAGATcgagaaattgaaaatttagtTACAACCGTACTCGAGGCACAG tttaaaaaattgcAGTACAAAATGAAGAATTTTGACAATCTGGAAGTGATAATGGAGAAGGAACATGCTGAACTAGAGGATCTGAAGGAATCATTAATGGAGGAGCGGATTGATGTTGTACAGAAAGCAATTGCTGCTGGCCTATCTAAATGGAGGGAACATTCTTTTAGTAAACCTCAGACTGGGAGTGTAATTTGA
- the LOC126671430 gene encoding DEK domain-containing chromatin-associated protein 1 isoform X2: protein MASETLEEKKSEEEAPVEGTEDPKQQEKQEMEIEPKEKEDDKELKEKPELEKNGDEDEEEKEEADVDTEEKEEADVDKEEKEEEDEEEDDEDEEEDLNSKKKKGGSAKKEQRESKKRSEKKQSKETVEKKESVTPSSDRPTRERKMVERYSIPEPPRSATKPVSIEKGRGTQLKDIPNVAFKLSKRKPDDNLHMLHLILFGKKAKAYNLKKNIGQFSGFVWAENEERHKAKLREKLDKCVKEKLIDFCDLLNIPINKNARKKEELNVKLLEFLESPHSTTDVLLADKEQKGKKRKVTTGKNTSPGEASATPAKKRKGTSESGEKRKHSSKGEDDEDEDKVESQNDKDANDDSQDDDDENNSTPKQESDNEESKSDEEEDGAKEKTPTPQTSKKVVKESSGDKSKDKATSSKKSTTKPIKSPSKSTKKSSGSSSKQVAKDTDETGSHSKSKVSSSKKQKVEKESPKDKSIPNKDKGSSKKQATKLTEKASAKDQGKPKSSKKVKKQPTREDMHAVVVEILKEVDFNTATLSDILRQLGTHFGVDLMHRKAEVKDIITEVINMMSDEEDEEEEVEDNTEAVDESVKDEDGDDDA from the exons ATGGCGAGTGAAACCCTAGAGGAGAAGAAATCAGAGGAGGAAGCTCCCGTTGAAGGAACAGAGGATCCCAAGCAACAAGAAAAACAAGAGATGGAGATAGAACCTAAGGAAAAAGAAGATGACAAGGAGCTCAAAGAGAAACCAGAATTAGAGAAAAACGGTGACGAGGACGAAGAGGAAAAAGAAGAAGCTGACGTGGATACAGAGGAGAAGGAAGAAGCTGACGTGGATAAAGaggagaaggaagaagaagacgaAGAGGAGGACGACGAGGATGAAGAAGAGGACCTGAATTCGAAGAAAAAGAAGGGAGGCTCTGCGAAAAAAGAACAGAGAGAGTCGAAGAAGCGGAGTGAGAAGAAACAGAGTAAAGAAACTGTAGAGAAAAAAGAGTCGGTGACTCCGAGTAGCGATAGGCCGACTAGAGAAAGGAAGATGGTGGAGAGGTATTCTATACCTGAACCTCCTAGATCAGCTACCAAACCGGTTTCTATTGAGAAG GGACGCGGTACTCAGCTCAAAGATATCCCCAATG TGGCTTTCAAGTTGTCCAAGAGAAAACCGGATGACAATCTGCATATGCTTCACCTAATACTTTTTGGCAAGAAAGCAAAG GCATACAATCTAAAGAAAAATATAGGCCAGTTTTCTGGCTTTGTTTGGGCTGAGAATGAG GAAAGACATAAAGCAAAATTAAGGGAAAAACTTGACAAGTGTGTTAAAGAAAAGTTGATAGATTTTTGTGATTTGCTCAATATTCCAATCAATAAGAATGCTAGGAAAAAG GAAGAACTCAATGTAAAATTATTGGAATTTTTGGAGTCCCCACATTCTACTACTGATGTTCTGCTTGCTGATAAGGAACAG AAAGGAAAGAAGCGTAAGGTCACCACTGGAAAAAATACAAGCCCTGGAGAAGCATCAGCTACACCAGCTAAG AAGCGAAAGGGAACATCTGAATCTGGTGAAAAACGGAAGCATTCCTCAAAGGGCGAGGATGATGAAGATGAGGATAAAGTTGAATCACAGAACGATAAGGATGCTAATGATGACTCgcaagatgatgatgatgaaaaCAATAGCACGCCAAAACAAGAGAGCGATAATGAGGAGAGCAAATCAGATGAAGAAGAGGATGGTGCAAAGGAGAAGACACCCACTCCACAGACATCTAAGAAAGTTGTGAAGGAAAGTTCAGGGGATAAAAGTAAAGATAAAGCCACATCTTCAAAAAAGAGCACCACAAAGCCTATCAAAAGTCCTTCAAAATCTACAAAAAAGTCCTCTGGATCATCATCAAAGCAAGTTGCAAAAGACACTGATGAAACTGGTTCACATTCCAAATCTAAGGTTTCTTCATCTAAGAAACAGAAAGTTGAAAAGGAAAGTCCAAAAGACAAAAGTATTCCTAACAAGGACAAAGGCTCAAGCAAGAAACAGGCAACCAAATTGACAGAAAAGGCTTCTGCAAAGGATCAAG GCAAACCAAAATCCAGCAAGAAGGTTAAGAAACAGCCCACTAGAGAAGATATGCACGCAGTTGTAGTAGAAATTCTGAAGGAAGTGGATTTTAATACT GCAACTTTATCTGATATTCTCCGGCAGCTTG GTACCCACTTTGGTGTAGATCTAATGCATAGAAAAGCAGAGGTGAAGGACATTATTACAGAGGTGATAAACATGATGTCTGATGAGGAGGATGAAGAGGAGGAAGTTGAAGACAATACTGAGGCTGTTGATGAATCTGTCAAGGATGAAGATGGGGATGATGATGCTTAG
- the LOC126671431 gene encoding omega-hydroxypalmitate O-feruloyl transferase-like — translation MADVSGSTFQLSVKHNEPTLVPPAEETEKGLYFLSNLDQNIAVIVRTIYCFKSDVRGNEDAMEVIKNALSKVLVPYYPLAGRLTISSEGKLIVDCTGEGAVLVEAEANCALMEIGDTTKPDPVTLGKLVYDIPGAENILQIPPLVAQVTRFKCGGFVLGLCMNHCMFDGIGAMEFVNSWGESARGLPLKVPPFTDRSILKPRNPPKIEFPHHEFAEIEDISNTSQLYEEEMLYRSFCFDPEKLQHLKKKAMEDGSISKCSTFEALSAFVWRARCQALRMLPDQQTKLLFAVDGRSRFMPPIPDGYFGNAIVLTNSLCKAGELSENNLSFGVKRVQEAVNMVGDSYMRSAVDYFEVTRTRPSLAATLLITTWSRLSFHTSDFGWGEPVLSGPVALPEKEVILFLSHGKERRSINVLLGLPASAMKIFQELVDI, via the exons ATGGCTGATGTTAGTGGCAGTACTTTTCAACTTAGTGTTAAGCACAATGAACCAACTTTGGTGCCACCTGCAGAGGAGACGGAAAAGGGTTTATATTTCCTGTCTAACCTTGACCAAAACATTGCTGTAATAGTTCGGACTATTTACTGCTTTAAGTCTGATGTTAGAGGAAATGAGGATGCTATGGAAGTTATTAAAAATGCTTTATCAAAAGTTCTTGTTCCTTACTATCCTCTTGCCGGGCGGTTAACGATTAGCTCGGAAGGGAAGCTTATAGTGGATTGCACTGGAGAAGGTGCTGTTCTTGTCGAAGCTGAAGCGAATTGCGCTTTAATGGAGATAGGCGACACTACGAAACCCGACCCTGTCACGCTCGGGAAGTTGGTTTACGACATTCCTGGTGCGGAAAACATATTGCAGATACCTCCTTTGGTCGCTCAG GTGACTAGATTCAAATGTGGGGGATTTGTTCTAGGACTGTGTATGAACCATTGTATGTTCGACGGAATAGGTGCAATGGAATTTGTGAATTCATGGGGTGAATCTGCAAGAGGCTTGCCTCTGAAGGTACCTCCATTTACAGACAGAAGCATACTGAAACCTCGTAACCCGCCCAAGATAGAGTTTCCACATCATGAATTTGCTGAGATTGAAGATATATCAAACACCAGCCAGCTTTATGAAGAAGAAATGCTTTACAGATCCTTCTGTTTCGATCCTGAGAAGCTTCAACATCTCAAGAAAAAAGCTATGGAAGATGGATCCATTTCTAAGTGCAGTACTTTCGAAGCTCTTTCAGCATTTGTATGGAGAGCTAGATGCCAGGCACTCAGAATGCTACCTGATCAACAGACAAAACTGTTATTCGCTGTCGATGGACGGTCTAGATTCATGCCACCAATTCCTGATGGCTACTTTGGTAATGCAATTGTCTTAACTAATTCTCTCTGTAAAGCCGGCGAGTTATCCGAAAACAATCTGTCATTCGGAGTAAAGCGAGTTCAGGAGGCAGTTAATATGGTTGGTGACAGCTATATGAGATCAGCAGTAGACTATTTTGAAGTTACAAGAACCAGACCTTCTCTTGCTGCAACACTTTTAATCACAACATGGTCTAGGCTATCTTTTCATACTAGTGATTTTGGGTGGGGAGAGCCTGTTTTATCAGGGCCTGTTGCCTTGCCTGAGAAGGaagtaattttatttctttctcaTGGAAAAGAGAGGAGAAGCATCAATGTTCTTCTGGGTTTGCCAGCTTCTGCCATGAAAATCTTTCAAGAACTAGTGGACATTTGA
- the LOC126675030 gene encoding auxin-responsive protein SAUR72-like, which translates to MDSQIRAKLKRNLLSKAWERYKSLGSNPTKKPSRNAPNSLTKSKSWHYTTKLRSSSSSSRAPHGCFPVYVGEERQRFVIKAKYANHPLFKMLLEDAELEYGFNSDGPLLIPCDVDLFYKVLAEMDCCGDDEISTRISCNGSLLVLCSPMQSSVMKRYGSYKMLSSSKMLKLNATV; encoded by the coding sequence ATGGATAGTCAAATCAGGGCTAAATTGAAAAGAAACTTGTTATCCAAGGCATGGGAAAGATATAAATCTTTAGGCTCTAATCCTACCAAAAAACCTTCAAGAAATGCTCCAAATTCTCTAACAAAGAGCAAATCATGGCACTATACTACAAAATTAAGATCATCATCGTCGTCGTCAAGAGCGCCACACGGGTGTTTTCCGGTATATGTAGGAGAAGAGAGGCAAAGATTTGTGATCAAGGCTAAATATGCTAACCATCcattgtttaaaatgttacttgaAGATGCAGAGTTGGAATACGGGTTTAATAGCGACGGTCCGTTGTTGATTCCGTGTGatgttgatttattttataaagttttagcTGAGATGGATTGTTGTGGAGATGATGAGATTAGTACAAGAATTAGCTGTAACGGTTCTTTGTTAGTTCTTTGTAGTCCTATGCAGAGTTCGGTTATGAAGAGGTATGGTTCTTATAAGATGCTCAGTTCATCCAAAATGTTGAAGTTGAATGCAACAGTATGA